Proteins co-encoded in one bacterium genomic window:
- a CDS encoding 6-carboxytetrahydropterin synthase yields the protein LDFGSLKRILAALVARFDHVDLNSVPPFDRINPTAENLARTIFEQSAGELPAGVAPDRVELWESERNRVEYREE from the coding sequence GCCTGGATTTCGGCAGCCTCAAGCGTATCCTGGCCGCCCTGGTGGCCCGGTTCGACCATGTCGACCTGAACAGCGTGCCGCCGTTCGACCGGATAAACCCCACGGCCGAGAACCTGGCCCGCACGATTTTCGAGCAGTCCGCCGGCGAGCTGCCCGCGGGAGTCGCACCGGACCGGGTGGAACTGTGGGAGAGTGAGCGCAACCGGGTGGAGTACCGGGAGGAGTGA